A single genomic interval of Ornithinimicrobium humiphilum harbors:
- a CDS encoding S10 family peptidase: MSDDTTTPPAETAAPEPRDLLVETFHTLETDEGPLSYTARTGRVVLREEEYKDDVFEGWTPRAELAVTAYTLDLPEGADRTERPITFVFNGGPGSSSVWLHLGVLGPRVVDDGEVGDPTPPPYGLLDNPHTPLRATDLVFIDPMSTGHSRAVKGGKAKDYLGFGKDVEQIAELIRLWCTREDRWMSPKFVCGESYGTTRAVGVAEHLLSRFGMQLNGLVLISSVLDFGNQTFHAARADDAYQCYLPTYAAIAHFHGKHPGRTLQEVLAEAETLASGTYRWALGRGSRLTEEERADLLARLSSVTGLSEDYLDRCDLRPEHWRFCTELLRDQGLTVGRIDGRVTGVLHSGIAEGMDADPSIDALLGPYAAAIHHYLRSELRSELDLPYAVFSDALGQWSYKEFEGRPVSVTDKLERVMRANPHLRVRIEYGYYDLATPYAAAEDTVAHLRLTEQARDRLEHVYFETGHMPYLGAATRRDEAEGITDFVRRASGR; this comes from the coding sequence ATGAGCGACGACACGACGACCCCGCCCGCCGAGACCGCCGCCCCCGAGCCCCGCGACCTGCTGGTCGAGACCTTCCACACCCTGGAGACCGACGAGGGCCCGCTGAGCTACACCGCTCGGACCGGGCGCGTGGTGCTGCGCGAGGAGGAGTACAAGGACGACGTCTTCGAGGGCTGGACGCCCCGCGCCGAGCTCGCCGTCACGGCCTACACCCTCGACCTGCCGGAGGGCGCCGACCGCACCGAGCGCCCGATCACCTTCGTCTTCAACGGCGGCCCGGGCTCGAGCTCGGTGTGGCTGCACCTGGGCGTGCTCGGCCCCCGCGTCGTCGACGACGGCGAGGTCGGCGACCCGACGCCGCCGCCCTACGGCCTGCTCGACAACCCGCACACGCCGCTGCGCGCCACCGACCTGGTCTTCATCGACCCCATGTCGACCGGGCACTCCCGCGCGGTCAAGGGCGGCAAGGCCAAGGACTACCTCGGCTTCGGCAAGGACGTCGAGCAGATCGCCGAGCTCATCCGGCTGTGGTGCACCCGCGAGGACCGCTGGATGAGCCCGAAGTTCGTCTGCGGCGAGTCCTACGGCACCACGCGTGCCGTGGGCGTGGCCGAGCACCTCCTCTCCCGCTTCGGTATGCAGCTCAACGGGCTCGTCCTCATCAGCTCGGTCCTCGACTTCGGCAACCAGACCTTCCACGCCGCGCGCGCCGACGACGCCTACCAGTGCTACCTGCCGACCTACGCCGCGATCGCGCACTTCCACGGCAAGCACCCGGGACGGACCCTGCAGGAGGTGCTCGCCGAGGCCGAGACGCTGGCCAGCGGCACCTACCGGTGGGCGCTGGGGCGCGGCAGCCGCCTGACCGAGGAGGAGCGTGCCGACCTGCTGGCCCGGCTCTCGTCGGTGACGGGGCTGTCGGAGGACTACCTCGACCGGTGCGACCTGCGGCCCGAGCACTGGCGCTTCTGCACCGAGCTGCTGCGCGACCAGGGGCTGACGGTCGGGCGCATCGACGGTCGCGTCACGGGCGTGCTGCACTCCGGCATCGCCGAGGGGATGGACGCCGACCCCTCGATCGACGCGCTGCTCGGCCCCTACGCCGCCGCGATCCACCACTACCTGCGCAGCGAGCTGCGGTCCGAGCTCGACCTGCCCTACGCCGTCTTCTCCGACGCCCTGGGGCAGTGGTCCTACAAGGAGTTCGAGGGCCGTCCGGTGAGCGTGACCGACAAGCTGGAGCGCGTGATGCGCGCCAACCCCCACCTGCGGGTGCGGATCGAGTACGGCTACTACGACCTGGCCACGCCCTACGCCGCGGCCGAGGACACGGTCGCGCACCTGCGGCTGACCGAGCAGGCGCGCGACCGCCTCGAGCACGTCTACTTCGAGACCGGGCACATGCCCTACCTCGGGGCCGCCACCCGGCGCGACGAGGCGGAGGGGATCACCGACTTCGTGCGGCGGGCGAGCGGCCGCTGA
- a CDS encoding lipase maturation factor family protein, giving the protein MEWFVAEDGWLGRAVLAHALAGGTARLPLPLAMTVWAAMWALYLSIVNVGQVWYSFGWESLLCEVGFLAIFLGTAHTAPPLLVLLLLRWLLLRLELGAGLIKMRGDPCWRDLTCLHHHHETQPMPGPLSWFFHHLPGPLHKVEVAANHVTQLVVPFGLLLPRPVSGVCAGIMLVTQLWLVASGNFTWLNWLAVVLAASVLPDAFWTWLLPGPVQDWLVPTTAGGTPYPWVGAVLVVTALVLVLSRHPVLNMVSPRQAMNASFDPLRLVNTYGAFGTVTKIRHEVVLEGRGTDGVWLEYGFRGEPGDPARWPRQVAPSHLRLDWLMWVASLSRRYAWPWLPRLLRRLLEADPATLRLLAHDPFSGERPEEVRALLYRYRFTTWAELRATRHAWHRELVGTFAAPVTLATAEPDWW; this is encoded by the coding sequence ATGGAGTGGTTCGTCGCCGAGGACGGATGGCTCGGGCGGGCGGTCCTCGCGCACGCCCTGGCCGGGGGAACGGCCCGGCTCCCGCTGCCGCTCGCCATGACGGTCTGGGCGGCGATGTGGGCGCTCTACCTCTCGATCGTCAACGTCGGCCAGGTCTGGTACTCCTTCGGCTGGGAGTCGTTGCTGTGCGAGGTGGGCTTCCTGGCGATCTTCCTCGGCACCGCGCACACCGCCCCGCCGCTGCTCGTCCTGCTCCTGCTGCGGTGGCTGCTCCTCCGGCTCGAGCTCGGGGCCGGGCTGATCAAGATGCGCGGCGACCCGTGCTGGCGCGACCTGACCTGCCTGCACCACCACCACGAGACCCAGCCGATGCCCGGGCCGCTGTCGTGGTTCTTCCACCACCTGCCCGGCCCGCTGCACAAGGTCGAGGTGGCCGCCAACCACGTCACCCAGCTCGTCGTGCCCTTCGGGCTCCTCCTGCCCCGGCCGGTGTCGGGCGTCTGCGCCGGCATCATGCTCGTCACCCAGCTGTGGCTGGTCGCCAGCGGCAACTTCACCTGGCTCAACTGGCTCGCGGTCGTGCTCGCCGCCTCGGTGCTGCCCGACGCCTTCTGGACCTGGCTGCTCCCCGGCCCCGTGCAGGACTGGCTGGTGCCCACCACGGCCGGCGGCACGCCATACCCCTGGGTCGGGGCGGTGCTCGTCGTGACCGCGCTGGTCCTGGTGCTGAGCCGGCATCCCGTGCTCAACATGGTCTCGCCGCGGCAGGCGATGAACGCCTCCTTCGACCCGCTGCGGCTGGTGAACACCTACGGCGCCTTCGGCACCGTGACGAAGATCCGCCACGAGGTCGTGCTCGAGGGACGGGGCACGGACGGCGTGTGGCTCGAGTACGGCTTCCGCGGCGAGCCCGGCGATCCGGCGCGCTGGCCGCGGCAGGTCGCGCCCTCCCACCTGCGGCTCGACTGGCTGATGTGGGTCGCCTCGCTGTCGCGGCGCTACGCCTGGCCGTGGCTGCCCCGGCTGCTGCGGCGGCTGCTCGAGGCCGACCCGGCGACGCTGCGGCTGCTGGCGCACGACCCCTTCTCGGGCGAGCGGCCGGAGGAGGTGCGGGCCCTGCTCTACCGCTACCGGTTCACGACCTGGGCCGAGCTGCGCGCGACACGCCACGCGTGGCACCGCGAGCTCGTCGGCACCTTCGCCGCGCCGGTGACGCTCGCGACGGCCGAGCCGGACTGGTGGTGA
- a CDS encoding M3 family metallopeptidase — translation MTNPFLTPSTLPFALPDYAHATDAHAREALEIGMEQHLAELRQIAEDGSPATVENVLHAWERSGQVLERTLSAFWVARSADTNPERDAIMAELSPRLAAHSDAILLDPALYGRLRALAERAEAGEVELDEQDAFNLSERLRAYERGGITLPAEQQERLRELNGELARLSNEFDTALVAGRNAAAVHVTDEAELAGLAEDDVARLREAAQDRGLDGWLVPIVNTSGQPLLDNMQHRGLRERIYRASVGRGLSGEHDTRDILVRIARLRAERAQLLGYPHHAAYVHEVSCARGTDAVNDLLGRLVPGVMQILDREAEALRARLRSTDPDADLEPWDWQFLATQENAATAFDTAQLKPYLEFERVLHDGVFAAATALYGLTFVERPELVGYTSEARVYEVREEDGSALGALVIDPFTRPTKKGGAWMTSIVDQSELLGDLPVVTNTCNVPPPAQGSPALMTWDNVITLFHEFGHDLHGLLSDVRYPSRAGTSVPRDFVEFPSQVNEIWAWEPALLKQYARHHETGEPIPDEWVEQLVASRTESGYSTFESLAAMLLDQAWHQTPLEELPEDGSGVEAFEAAALERAGVATPLVPPRYRSAYFHHIFGGGYAAGYYSYLWSEVMDADTVAWFREQATEEQPGGMTRAAGEHFRRELLGRGGSIEAMESYRRFRGAEPDVTHLLARLGLAS, via the coding sequence ATGACGAACCCGTTCCTCACCCCCTCGACCCTGCCCTTCGCGCTCCCCGACTACGCCCACGCCACCGACGCCCACGCCCGCGAGGCGCTGGAGATCGGGATGGAGCAGCACCTGGCCGAGCTGCGGCAGATCGCCGAGGACGGCTCGCCCGCGACGGTCGAGAACGTGCTGCACGCCTGGGAGCGCAGCGGGCAGGTGCTGGAGCGGACGCTGTCGGCCTTCTGGGTGGCCCGGTCGGCGGACACCAACCCCGAGCGCGACGCGATCATGGCCGAGCTCTCGCCCCGGCTGGCCGCGCACTCCGACGCGATCCTGCTCGACCCGGCGCTCTACGGCCGACTGCGGGCGCTCGCCGAGCGCGCCGAGGCCGGTGAGGTCGAGCTCGACGAGCAGGACGCCTTCAACCTCTCCGAACGCCTGCGCGCCTACGAGCGTGGCGGCATCACGCTGCCGGCGGAGCAGCAGGAGCGGCTCCGCGAGCTGAACGGCGAGCTGGCCCGCCTCTCCAACGAGTTCGACACCGCCCTGGTCGCCGGGCGCAACGCCGCGGCCGTCCACGTGACCGACGAGGCCGAGCTGGCCGGGCTGGCCGAGGACGACGTGGCCCGGCTGCGCGAGGCGGCGCAGGACCGGGGCCTCGACGGCTGGCTGGTGCCGATCGTCAACACGTCCGGACAGCCGCTCCTCGACAACATGCAGCACCGCGGGCTCCGGGAGCGCATCTACCGCGCGTCGGTCGGCCGGGGTCTGTCCGGCGAGCACGACACCCGCGACATCCTCGTGCGGATCGCCCGGCTGCGCGCCGAGCGGGCCCAGTTGCTCGGCTACCCCCACCACGCGGCCTACGTGCACGAGGTGTCCTGCGCCCGGGGCACCGACGCCGTCAACGACCTGCTGGGCCGCCTGGTGCCCGGCGTGATGCAGATCCTCGACCGCGAGGCCGAGGCGCTGCGGGCCCGCCTGCGGAGCACCGACCCCGACGCCGACCTCGAGCCCTGGGACTGGCAGTTCCTCGCGACGCAGGAGAACGCCGCCACCGCCTTCGACACCGCCCAGCTCAAGCCCTACCTGGAGTTCGAGCGGGTGCTGCACGACGGCGTCTTCGCCGCCGCGACCGCGCTCTACGGCCTCACCTTCGTCGAGCGCCCCGAGCTCGTCGGCTACACCTCCGAGGCCCGGGTCTACGAGGTCCGCGAGGAGGACGGCTCGGCGCTGGGCGCCCTGGTCATCGACCCGTTCACCCGCCCGACCAAGAAGGGCGGCGCCTGGATGACCTCGATCGTCGACCAGAGCGAGCTGCTCGGCGACCTGCCCGTGGTGACCAACACCTGCAACGTCCCGCCGCCCGCGCAGGGCTCCCCCGCGCTCATGACCTGGGACAACGTCATCACGCTCTTCCACGAGTTCGGCCACGACCTGCACGGCCTGCTCTCCGACGTGCGCTACCCCTCGCGGGCCGGCACCTCGGTGCCGCGCGACTTCGTCGAGTTCCCCAGCCAGGTCAACGAGATCTGGGCCTGGGAGCCGGCGCTGCTCAAGCAGTACGCCCGCCACCACGAGACCGGCGAGCCGATCCCGGACGAGTGGGTCGAGCAGCTCGTCGCGAGCCGCACCGAGAGCGGCTACTCGACCTTCGAGTCGCTCGCGGCGATGCTGCTCGACCAGGCCTGGCACCAGACCCCGCTCGAGGAGCTGCCCGAGGACGGCTCCGGCGTCGAGGCCTTCGAGGCCGCCGCGCTCGAGCGCGCCGGGGTGGCCACGCCGCTCGTCCCGCCGCGCTACCGCTCGGCCTACTTCCACCACATCTTCGGCGGCGGCTACGCCGCGGGCTACTACTCCTACCTGTGGTCCGAGGTCATGGACGCCGACACCGTCGCGTGGTTCCGCGAGCAGGCGACCGAGGAGCAGCCCGGGGGCATGACGCGGGCCGCCGGCGAGCACTTCCGCCGCGAGCTGCTGGGCCGCGGCGGGTCGATCGAGGCCATGGAGTCCTACCGCCGGTTCCGCGGCGCCGAGCCCGACGTCACGCACCTGCTGGCGCGCCTCGGCCTGGCCTCCTGA